Proteins from one Pseudomonas sp. KBS0710 genomic window:
- a CDS encoding MurR/RpiR family transcriptional regulator, producing the protein MSRTDPETTLEDTVASPPINAERLLQLITDEYESLPRQLKRIASYMSQQSDRIMVDRISDIARECEVHPSAIVRFSQRFGFSGFSEMQALFREAYTHKTTPVQNYQQRIRSMIANKSQKASGGDLARECVNATLSGIERLGLELDDVAFEKAVDLVVNADNIYVVGVRRSFAVADYLVYNLQHTNKRIHLISGLGGSYREQMRSVRANDLVIAISFTPYGKETQHCLRIAQHHQAKTLIITDSNLSPLAKRANAVLLVNEGSSFAFRSLSATLCLCQALFIAVAYRLELKVDEIHEQVGFDD; encoded by the coding sequence ATGTCCCGCACCGATCCCGAGACCACCCTGGAAGATACGGTCGCCAGCCCTCCGATCAATGCCGAACGCCTGTTGCAGCTGATCACGGACGAATACGAAAGCCTGCCGCGCCAGCTCAAACGCATTGCCAGCTACATGAGCCAGCAGAGCGACCGCATCATGGTCGACCGCATCAGCGACATCGCCCGCGAATGCGAAGTGCACCCTTCGGCCATTGTGCGGTTCTCCCAGCGCTTCGGTTTCAGTGGGTTCAGCGAGATGCAGGCGCTGTTTCGCGAGGCCTACACCCACAAGACCACGCCGGTGCAGAACTACCAGCAGCGCATCCGCAGCATGATCGCCAACAAGTCGCAGAAGGCCAGTGGCGGCGACCTGGCGCGTGAGTGCGTGAACGCCACCCTCTCCGGCATCGAGCGTCTGGGGTTGGAGCTGGATGATGTGGCATTCGAGAAGGCGGTGGACCTGGTGGTCAATGCCGACAATATCTACGTAGTGGGCGTGCGCCGTTCGTTTGCCGTGGCCGATTACCTGGTCTACAACCTGCAGCACACCAACAAGCGCATCCACCTGATCTCGGGCCTGGGCGGCAGTTATCGCGAACAGATGCGCAGCGTGCGTGCCAACGACCTGGTGATTGCGATCAGCTTTACGCCCTACGGCAAAGAGACCCAGCATTGCCTGCGCATCGCCCAGCATCATCAGGCCAAGACCCTGATCATCACCGACAGCAACCTGTCGCCCCTGGCCAAACGGGCGAACGCGGTGCTGTTGGTGAATGAGGGGTCGTCGTTTGCCTTCCGCTCCTTGAGCGCGACGTTGTGCCTGTGCCAGGCGTTGTTTATTGCCGTGGCGTATCGGTTGGAATTGAAGGTGGATGAGATTCATGAGCAGGTCGGGTTTGACGACTGA
- a CDS encoding integrase core domain-containing protein, which produces MPWKELKPMDLKVMFVAEYLTGKHSLSQLCRDYEISRKTGYKWVERYKAEGPSGLDERSRRRHHQTYVVPLAVKQAIIELRSIGETIPGPKKIQSDLIKRFPGQDPPSKTTIYNILKAADLITPRPLRPRVAVYPKPLRKADVPNQLFSADYKGQYLTGAGVWCYPLTIMDHASRFLLACQSMPSTNFKETQETFERVFREYGLPERIRTDNGVPFASTGRGGLSQLSIWWLRLGIIPERIEPGRPDQNGRHERMHRTLKSTLPNPPAVAWESQQKHFDRFIQHYNYERGHEALSQKTPASCYSPSPRAYPEKLPEMGYASHIECYRTDSNGMIYRSGLRIYVGHLLKYQTIGMEMLSDDVWAVIFGPVILGQVDARKADKDGYISLKVLPM; this is translated from the coding sequence ATGCCCTGGAAAGAGCTGAAACCTATGGACCTCAAAGTGATGTTTGTCGCTGAATATCTGACTGGAAAACACAGCCTTAGCCAGCTATGTCGAGACTATGAAATCAGCCGAAAGACCGGCTACAAGTGGGTCGAGCGATACAAAGCAGAAGGCCCCAGTGGGCTTGATGAGCGTAGTCGTCGTCGGCACCACCAGACTTATGTGGTGCCTTTGGCGGTAAAGCAGGCGATTATCGAACTTCGTTCTATAGGCGAGACAATCCCTGGTCCGAAAAAAATCCAGAGTGATCTGATAAAGCGCTTTCCGGGCCAGGATCCGCCCTCGAAAACGACTATTTATAACATCCTCAAAGCAGCTGATCTGATCACGCCTCGACCCTTGCGGCCAAGAGTTGCTGTCTATCCAAAACCGTTACGCAAGGCAGATGTGCCTAACCAGCTTTTCAGTGCTGACTACAAAGGCCAGTACCTGACAGGAGCGGGCGTATGGTGTTATCCGCTAACAATCATGGACCATGCCAGTCGTTTCTTGCTTGCCTGTCAGAGCATGCCCAGCACCAATTTCAAGGAGACCCAGGAGACGTTCGAACGGGTGTTTCGCGAGTATGGTTTGCCTGAGCGGATCCGTACTGACAACGGAGTGCCGTTTGCCAGCACAGGCCGTGGAGGGCTGTCACAGTTGTCGATCTGGTGGCTACGGCTGGGGATCATTCCAGAGCGTATCGAGCCCGGTCGGCCAGACCAAAATGGCCGGCACGAGCGTATGCACCGAACACTGAAAAGTACTTTGCCCAATCCACCTGCGGTTGCTTGGGAGTCTCAGCAGAAACACTTTGATCGTTTCATACAGCACTACAATTACGAGCGAGGGCATGAAGCGCTGAGCCAGAAAACACCGGCTTCATGCTATTCACCTTCACCTCGAGCCTATCCTGAGAAACTGCCGGAGATGGGTTATGCAAGTCATATTGAGTGTTACCGGACTGACTCAAACGGGATGATTTATCGGTCAGGTCTGCGGATTTATGTGGGGCATTTACTGAAATACCAGACTATTGGAATGGAGATGCTGAGCGACGATGTGTGGGCTGTTATTTTCGGCCCAGTGATCCTCGGTCAAGTGGATGCAAGAAAAGCAGACAAGGACGGCTATATTTCACTCAAAGTGTTACCTATGTGA
- a CDS encoding efflux RND transporter permease subunit, which translates to MIALLIRWSVANRFLVLLATLFITAWGVWAVQNTPVDALPDLSDVQVIIRTPYPGQAPQIVENQVTYPMTTTMLSVPGAKTVRGFSFFGDSYVYVLFDEGTDLYWARSRVLEYLSQLQARLPASAKPSLGPDATGVGWIYQYALVDRSGQHDLAQLRALQDWFLKFELKTLPNVAEVATIGGQVKQYQVQLDPLAMASRGVTQAQVKEAIDKANQEAGGSVLNLGESEYVVRASGYLKSLADFRAIPLRLGTNNVPVSLGDVANIQLGPDLRRGISELDGEGEAVGGVVILRSGKNAREAIAAVKSKLEQLKSSLPPGVEIVTTYDRSKLIDRAVDNLSHKLLEEFLVVALVCGIFLWHLRSSLVAIISLPVGVLIAFIVMRFQGINANIMSLGGIAIAIGAMVDAAVVMIENAHKKIEAWHHANPGRELKGDEHWKVMTDAAVEVGPALFFCLLIITLSFIPVFTLQAQEGRLFGPLAYTKTYAMAAAAGLSVTLVPVLMGYWIRGRIPDEQRNPLNRGLIKLYQPALDAVLRWPRLTLLVALLTVASALWPVAKLGGEFLPPLDEGDLLYMPSALPGLSTQTAGELLQRTDRLIKTVPEVAHVFGKAGRAETATDPAPLEMFETTIEFKPRDQWRPGMTPEKLVKELDRVVQVPGLTNIWIPPIRNRIDMLATGVKSPIGVKVAGTSLMQIDAVTQAVEKVAKTVPGVSSALAERLTGGRYIDVDIDRAAAAQYGLNIADVQSIVAGAIGGETIGETVEGLARFPISLRYPKEWRDSVQALGNLPIYTPQGSQITLGTVARLKISDGPPMLKSENARPSGWVYIDVRDRDLASVVKDLRGAIEQQVHLQPGMSLSYSGQFEFLERANERLKLVVPATLMIIFVLLYLTFRRVDEAVLILGTLPFALSGGVWLLYWLGFNLSVATGVGFIALAGVSAEFGVIMLLYLKNAWAERKDGDLLAAITEGAVLRVRPKAMTVAVIIAGLLPILLGGGTGSEVMSRIAAPMIGGMLTAPLLSLFVIPAAYQLMRRSRAKC; encoded by the coding sequence ATGATCGCCTTGCTGATTCGCTGGTCGGTGGCCAACCGGTTTCTGGTGCTGCTCGCGACCTTGTTCATCACCGCGTGGGGCGTGTGGGCGGTGCAAAATACGCCGGTGGATGCCTTGCCGGACCTCTCGGATGTGCAGGTGATCATCCGCACGCCGTACCCGGGCCAGGCGCCGCAGATTGTCGAAAACCAGGTCACTTACCCGATGACCACCACCATGCTGTCGGTACCGGGCGCCAAGACCGTGCGCGGCTTTTCGTTCTTCGGCGACAGCTACGTGTACGTGCTGTTCGATGAAGGCACCGACCTGTACTGGGCGCGTTCGCGGGTGCTGGAATACCTCAGCCAATTGCAGGCGCGGCTGCCGGCATCGGCCAAGCCGTCGCTGGGGCCGGACGCCACCGGGGTGGGCTGGATTTACCAGTACGCCTTGGTGGACCGTAGCGGCCAACACGACCTGGCGCAATTGCGTGCGCTGCAGGACTGGTTTCTCAAGTTCGAACTCAAGACCCTGCCGAATGTGGCGGAAGTGGCGACCATCGGCGGCCAGGTCAAGCAGTACCAGGTGCAGCTCGACCCGCTGGCCATGGCGAGTCGCGGCGTTACCCAGGCGCAGGTTAAAGAGGCGATCGACAAGGCTAACCAGGAAGCCGGCGGCTCGGTGCTGAACCTGGGCGAGTCCGAATACGTGGTGCGCGCCTCCGGCTACCTGAAAAGCCTGGCGGATTTTCGCGCGATTCCCCTGCGACTCGGCACCAACAACGTGCCGGTGAGCCTTGGTGATGTGGCAAACATTCAACTTGGCCCGGACCTGCGTCGCGGCATCAGTGAACTGGACGGCGAGGGCGAAGCGGTCGGCGGCGTGGTGATCCTGCGCAGCGGCAAAAATGCGCGCGAGGCCATCGCAGCGGTCAAGTCCAAGCTTGAGCAACTGAAAAGCAGCCTGCCGCCCGGGGTGGAAATCGTCACCACCTACGATCGCAGCAAATTGATCGACCGCGCCGTGGATAACCTCAGCCATAAGCTGTTGGAGGAGTTTTTGGTGGTGGCGCTGGTGTGCGGGATTTTCCTCTGGCACCTGCGCTCATCCCTGGTGGCGATTATTTCGCTGCCGGTCGGCGTATTGATCGCCTTTATCGTCATGCGCTTTCAGGGCATCAACGCCAACATCATGTCGCTCGGCGGCATCGCGATTGCCATCGGCGCAATGGTGGATGCGGCGGTGGTGATGATCGAAAACGCCCACAAGAAAATCGAGGCCTGGCACCATGCCAATCCTGGCCGGGAATTGAAAGGTGACGAACACTGGAAAGTCATGACCGACGCGGCGGTGGAAGTCGGGCCTGCGCTGTTTTTCTGCCTGCTGATCATCACGTTGTCGTTTATTCCGGTGTTCACCTTGCAAGCCCAGGAAGGCCGCCTGTTCGGCCCGTTGGCTTACACCAAGACCTATGCCATGGCGGCAGCGGCCGGGTTGTCGGTGACCTTGGTCCCGGTGTTGATGGGCTACTGGATTCGCGGGCGTATCCCCGATGAGCAGCGCAACCCGCTCAATCGTGGCTTGATCAAACTCTACCAACCGGCCCTAGACGCGGTGCTGCGCTGGCCGCGCCTGACCTTGCTGGTGGCGCTGCTGACGGTGGCGAGCGCGCTGTGGCCGGTGGCGAAACTCGGTGGTGAGTTCCTGCCGCCGCTGGACGAGGGCGACTTGCTCTACATGCCGTCGGCGCTGCCGGGGCTGTCGACGCAAACCGCCGGTGAGTTGCTGCAACGCACTGACCGGCTGATCAAGACCGTACCGGAAGTGGCCCACGTGTTCGGCAAGGCCGGTCGCGCCGAAACCGCCACCGACCCGGCGCCGCTGGAGATGTTTGAAACCACGATTGAGTTCAAGCCCAGGGACCAATGGCGCCCCGGCATGACCCCGGAAAAACTGGTGAAGGAGCTGGACCGTGTGGTGCAGGTGCCGGGCCTGACCAATATCTGGATCCCGCCGATCCGCAACCGCATCGACATGCTCGCCACCGGCGTGAAAAGCCCGATTGGCGTGAAGGTTGCGGGCACCAGCCTGATGCAGATCGACGCGGTGACCCAGGCTGTGGAGAAAGTCGCCAAGACCGTGCCTGGTGTGAGTTCGGCACTGGCTGAGCGGTTGACTGGCGGGCGCTATATCGACGTGGATATCGACCGTGCGGCCGCCGCGCAATATGGGCTGAATATCGCCGATGTGCAGTCGATTGTGGCGGGCGCGATTGGCGGTGAAACCATCGGCGAAACGGTCGAAGGGCTGGCGCGCTTCCCTATCAGTCTGCGTTACCCCAAGGAGTGGCGCGACTCGGTGCAGGCGCTGGGCAACCTGCCGATCTACACGCCGCAGGGCAGCCAGATCACCCTCGGTACGGTGGCCCGGCTGAAGATCAGTGACGGCCCGCCGATGCTCAAAAGCGAAAACGCACGGCCGTCCGGCTGGGTGTATATCGACGTGCGAGACCGCGACCTGGCCTCGGTGGTGAAGGACCTGCGTGGGGCGATCGAGCAGCAGGTGCATTTGCAACCGGGCATGAGCCTCAGTTATTCGGGGCAGTTCGAGTTTCTGGAGCGGGCTAATGAGCGCTTGAAACTGGTGGTGCCGGCCACGCTTATGATCATCTTTGTGCTGTTGTACCTGACCTTTCGCCGTGTGGATGAGGCCGTGCTGATTTTGGGCACCTTACCGTTCGCACTGTCTGGCGGTGTGTGGTTGCTCTACTGGCTGGGTTTCAATCTGTCGGTGGCCACGGGCGTCGGGTTTATTGCGCTGGCGGGGGTGTCGGCTGAGTTTGGGGTGATCATGCTGTTGTATTTGAAAAACGCTTGGGCTGAGCGTAAGGATGGTGATCTGTTGGCGGCTATCACCGAGGGGGCGGTGCTGCGCGTGCGCCCCAAGGCGATGACTGTGGCCGTTATCATCGCGGGGTTGCTGCCGATTCTGCTTGGAGGCGGGACTGGCAGCGAAGTGATGAGCCGCATTGCTGCGCCGATGATTGGGGGGATGTTGACGGCGCCGTTGCTGTCGCTGTTTGTGATTCCGGCGGCTTACCAGTTGATGCGTCGTTCTAGAGCTAAGTGCTGA
- a CDS encoding efflux RND transporter periplasmic adaptor subunit, with the protein MNNSIVAALVLLGLGAGYGLAQFHPVASVTPKDDKPALYWYDPMYPQQKFDKPGKSPFMDMQLVPRYAEGTAAADTPAVQIDPRQTQNLGVRLASVTRGVLTSTLELSGILAFNDRDVAVVQARAAGFVERVYARAPGDVLKAGAPLADLLIPEWAAAQEEFLSLRHSGDSGLIAAARQRLRLSGMPAGLIEQMERNGRVQSVLTVTSPLSGALQTLDVREGMTLAAGQTLARINVLDSVWLQVAVPEAQGATLAVGQTVQSRFVGLPGKTVDGTISAILPATAMDSRTVQVRVELPNPDGNLRPGMTAQVRLAQTSGQAVLQVPSEALIRTGKRVLVMLAEEGERYRPVEVDVGAENQDQTVIRSGLQEGQQVVASGQFLLDSEASLRGITAPTSDMSGMSMQPGAQP; encoded by the coding sequence ATGAATAATTCAATCGTCGCCGCACTGGTGCTGCTGGGTCTGGGCGCGGGCTATGGGCTGGCGCAATTTCACCCGGTGGCTTCTGTTACACCCAAGGACGACAAACCGGCGCTGTACTGGTACGACCCTATGTACCCGCAGCAGAAGTTCGACAAGCCCGGCAAGTCACCGTTTATGGACATGCAACTGGTGCCGCGGTATGCCGAAGGCACGGCGGCTGCGGATACGCCGGCCGTGCAGATTGACCCACGGCAAACCCAGAACCTCGGCGTGCGCCTGGCGAGCGTCACCCGTGGTGTGCTGACCTCGACCCTGGAGCTGTCGGGCATCCTCGCGTTCAACGACCGTGATGTGGCGGTGGTGCAGGCGCGGGCTGCCGGGTTCGTCGAGCGCGTCTATGCGCGGGCACCGGGTGATGTGCTCAAGGCTGGCGCGCCGTTGGCGGACCTGTTGATCCCCGAATGGGCGGCGGCCCAGGAAGAATTCCTGAGCCTGCGCCACAGCGGCGACAGTGGCTTGATCGCGGCAGCCCGGCAACGCCTGCGCCTGAGCGGCATGCCGGCCGGGTTGATCGAGCAGATGGAGCGCAACGGCCGGGTGCAGTCGGTGTTGACCGTCACCAGCCCGTTAAGCGGCGCCTTGCAAACCCTGGACGTGCGCGAAGGCATGACGCTGGCGGCAGGGCAGACCCTGGCGCGTATCAATGTCCTGGATTCGGTGTGGCTGCAGGTCGCCGTGCCCGAAGCCCAAGGTGCGACCCTGGCCGTGGGCCAAACCGTGCAGAGCCGTTTTGTCGGTTTACCGGGCAAAACCGTCGACGGCACCATCAGCGCGATCTTGCCGGCCACCGCCATGGACAGTCGTACCGTGCAGGTCCGCGTTGAACTGCCCAATCCCGACGGCAACCTGCGCCCCGGCATGACGGCCCAGGTGCGCCTGGCGCAAACCAGCGGGCAAGCGGTGCTGCAAGTGCCCAGCGAAGCCTTGATCCGCACCGGCAAGCGCGTGCTGGTAATGCTGGCCGAGGAGGGCGAACGCTATCGCCCAGTAGAGGTTGACGTCGGCGCAGAAAATCAGGACCAGACCGTGATCCGCAGCGGCTTGCAGGAAGGCCAGCAGGTGGTCGCCTCCGGCCAATTCCTGCTCGATTCTGAAGCCAGTTTGAGAGGCATAACCGCACCCACGTCCGACATGTCGGGCATGAGCATGCAACCAGGAGCCCAGCCATGA
- a CDS encoding TolC family protein: MNSLYVRALVVGVLVWPALASALTLDEALRLAQNNAPSLVAESAKLQAATQAAIPAGELPDPKLLVGLQNFPIGGPNRGTLYGDDMTQQMIGLQQQVPSRDKRKARVELADATIERTAAEGRIERLNVRQATAQAWIRAYAVERKEALFQDFYQQNRLLQDSVRAQLAGGRGQASDAVIPKQEAAELAGREDELTQQRAQARAALKRWIGAAANQAPSGQLPNWSIDSHGYSHNLHQHPALQAFVPRTREAQARVQEAKAQKTSDWSWEVDYGHRSREYGDMLTLQLSFDLPIFPGRRQNPGIAAKQAELDQLDAEREAATREHTQMLDDDLAVYQRLDRAVQRSQDSLVPLAEEKVALSLAGYRAGKGDLLTVVSARRDLVEARFKQIDAIEQRALIGAQLYFAYGEPSHE, from the coding sequence ATGAATTCCCTCTATGTGCGCGCCCTGGTGGTGGGCGTGCTGGTGTGGCCGGCGCTCGCCTCGGCGCTGACCCTGGATGAGGCCCTGCGCCTGGCGCAGAACAACGCGCCGTCGCTGGTGGCCGAATCCGCCAAGCTGCAAGCTGCGACACAGGCAGCGATTCCGGCCGGCGAATTGCCCGATCCGAAATTGCTGGTGGGCCTGCAGAATTTTCCCATCGGCGGGCCGAATCGCGGCACGTTGTATGGCGATGACATGACGCAACAGATGATCGGCCTGCAGCAACAGGTGCCCAGCCGCGACAAGCGCAAAGCCCGGGTCGAACTGGCTGATGCAACCATAGAACGCACCGCCGCCGAAGGGCGCATCGAGCGCCTTAACGTGCGCCAGGCCACTGCCCAGGCGTGGATCCGTGCTTACGCGGTGGAGCGCAAAGAGGCCTTGTTTCAAGACTTCTACCAACAGAACCGCCTGCTGCAAGACAGCGTGCGCGCGCAGTTGGCCGGTGGTCGCGGTCAGGCTTCCGATGCGGTGATTCCCAAACAGGAAGCCGCCGAGTTGGCGGGGCGTGAGGACGAGCTGACTCAGCAGCGTGCCCAGGCCCGCGCCGCCCTCAAGCGCTGGATCGGTGCCGCTGCCAATCAAGCCCCCAGCGGCCAGTTACCCAACTGGAGCATCGACAGCCACGGCTACAGCCACAACCTGCATCAACACCCTGCACTGCAAGCCTTCGTGCCGCGTACCCGCGAGGCGCAGGCGCGCGTGCAGGAAGCCAAGGCGCAAAAGACCTCGGACTGGAGCTGGGAAGTCGACTACGGGCACCGCAGCCGGGAGTACGGCGACATGCTCACCCTGCAATTGAGTTTCGACCTGCCGATCTTTCCCGGGCGCCGTCAGAACCCAGGCATCGCCGCCAAGCAGGCCGAGCTGGATCAACTCGACGCCGAACGCGAAGCCGCTACCCGCGAACACACGCAGATGCTCGACGACGACCTAGCGGTTTACCAGCGCCTGGACCGCGCCGTGCAGCGCAGCCAGGACAGCCTGGTGCCGTTGGCCGAAGAAAAAGTCGCCCTCAGCCTGGCCGGTTATCGCGCCGGCAAGGGCGATTTGCTCACGGTGGTCAGCGCTCGCCGTGACCTGGTCGAGGCCCGTTTCAAACAGATTGATGCCATCGAGCAGCGCGCCCTGATCGGCGCCCAGCTGTATTTCGCCTACGGAGAACCCAGCCATGAATAA
- a CDS encoding PLP-dependent aminotransferase family protein: MRRGKTAVTLDLPRPDTLGAGKQQGAYDALRAAILNRQLPAGSRLPSTRSLAERWLVSRGTLEAAFERLHSEGYVERVAGSGTRVSAVVPEQFIAAPAPSSHLRRQAVPDQPDAGVQSHVPFVARRPDASLFDLKAWARCISRGLLSARPGALEAAHPAGLPALREQIADYLRSYRGMRCEADEVIVTTGIRHALDLIARTLLKPGDTACVEDPGYKPARRLFSLAGAQVQSIPVTADGLDTDHLPGTARLAYVSPAHQAPLGMTLSVSRRLALLDWAARADAWVVEDDYDSEYNYNSAPLAALKALDSGDRVIYCGSFNKNLFPGLRVGFMVVPRTLRPALLRTSQLTGHSVGATDQLGLVEFLGSGAFVRHLRASRQAYQARRDALLACLPQGCRVSGQQAGLHFVLWLPAGTCEADFCSRAAAVGLSLQPLGKFCDEASLKPAVIIGYTALTLAQIRFHGRVLTKLLMAA, from the coding sequence ATGCGCCGAGGAAAAACTGCCGTCACCCTGGACCTGCCGCGCCCGGACACGCTGGGCGCCGGCAAGCAACAGGGCGCCTATGATGCGTTGCGCGCCGCTATCCTCAATCGGCAGTTGCCGGCGGGCAGCCGCTTGCCGTCGACCCGTAGCCTGGCCGAGCGCTGGCTGGTGTCGCGGGGCACCCTGGAAGCGGCGTTCGAGCGCTTGCACAGCGAGGGTTACGTAGAACGCGTGGCGGGCTCCGGTACGCGAGTGAGTGCGGTGGTCCCCGAGCAATTTATCGCGGCCCCGGCGCCGAGCAGCCACCTACGCCGCCAGGCGGTGCCTGATCAGCCCGATGCGGGCGTGCAAAGCCACGTGCCCTTTGTGGCCCGGCGCCCGGACGCCAGCCTGTTCGACTTGAAAGCCTGGGCGCGCTGTATTTCCCGTGGCTTGCTGTCGGCGCGGCCGGGTGCCCTGGAGGCCGCGCACCCGGCCGGGTTGCCGGCATTGCGCGAGCAAATCGCCGACTACCTGCGCAGTTATCGCGGCATGCGCTGCGAGGCGGATGAGGTGATTGTGACCACGGGCATTCGTCACGCCCTTGACCTGATCGCGCGCACCTTGCTCAAACCCGGCGACACGGCGTGCGTCGAAGACCCAGGTTACAAGCCCGCGCGGCGCTTGTTCAGCCTGGCCGGCGCGCAGGTTCAATCGATCCCGGTCACGGCCGACGGCCTCGACACCGACCACCTCCCAGGTACGGCGCGGCTGGCTTACGTGTCGCCTGCACACCAGGCGCCGTTGGGCATGACCTTGTCGGTCTCGCGCCGCCTGGCATTACTGGACTGGGCTGCCCGCGCTGATGCCTGGGTGGTTGAAGACGATTACGACAGCGAATACAACTACAACAGCGCGCCACTGGCGGCGCTTAAAGCCCTGGACTCGGGCGACCGGGTGATCTACTGCGGCAGCTTCAACAAGAACCTGTTTCCCGGCTTGCGCGTGGGTTTCATGGTGGTGCCCAGGACACTGCGGCCCGCGTTATTGCGCACCTCACAATTGACCGGGCATTCGGTGGGCGCCACGGATCAATTGGGCCTGGTCGAGTTCCTGGGCAGTGGGGCGTTCGTGCGGCATTTGCGCGCTTCACGCCAAGCCTATCAGGCACGCCGCGATGCATTGCTCGCCTGCCTGCCGCAGGGCTGCAGGGTCAGCGGCCAGCAGGCCGGGTTGCATTTTGTGCTGTGGTTGCCGGCAGGCACCTGCGAGGCGGATTTTTGTAGCCGCGCGGCCGCCGTTGGCCTGAGCTTGCAGCCGTTGGGCAAGTTCTGTGACGAGGCCAGCCTGAAGCCTGCGGTGATCATCGGCTACACCGCGCTGACCCTGGCGCAGATCCGCTTTCACGGGCGAGTGCTCACGAAATTGTTAATGGCGGCTTAA
- a CDS encoding multidrug effflux MFS transporter: MTQRALSTGFWLVLLTVLIALPRLTLDLHLPALPAMADYFHSSDSQLQLTLTLYTLGSAISLLVSGPLTDRFGRRPVLLAGLLLYVVATLTCAQADSLGVLVIARLFQALGGCCTTVIGRVIVRDYFDRHEQARLLGLISMAMAISPMAAPVLGSLMLPLINWRGLFVLLAVIGAGLCLVVYRRLPETRPPQVAAAPPSNLLRVYGQLLRDRYFLRYALAIGCVYSTYFPFISESSSLLQRGYQLTATEYALVFAATISGYMLGANLFRRLVLRFEPDRLINAGIGLNVLGSVLLAMATLALPGEWLAIVLPMVVIMVSVGMVIPACQLSVLQPYGAIAGTASGLFFFIQMFLTAVSSWVTGLLSDGTSLPLVIMTAAASALLITSWLTLRKTRCGSGLARESGVSVSS, encoded by the coding sequence ATGACTCAACGCGCCCTCTCCACCGGGTTCTGGCTGGTCCTGCTGACCGTGCTGATCGCCCTGCCCCGTCTGACCCTCGACCTGCACCTGCCGGCCCTGCCCGCCATGGCCGACTACTTCCACAGCAGCGACAGCCAACTGCAGCTGACCCTCACGCTGTACACCCTGGGTTCAGCGATTTCCCTGCTGGTCAGCGGCCCGTTGACCGACCGTTTCGGCCGGCGCCCGGTCTTGCTGGCCGGGCTGCTGCTGTACGTGGTGGCAACCCTGACCTGCGCCCAGGCCGACAGCCTCGGCGTGCTGGTGATCGCCCGGCTGTTCCAGGCCCTCGGCGGTTGCTGTACCACGGTGATCGGCCGGGTGATCGTGCGCGATTACTTCGACCGCCACGAACAGGCGCGCCTGCTGGGCCTGATCTCCATGGCCATGGCGATCTCGCCGATGGCCGCGCCAGTACTTGGCAGCCTGATGCTGCCCTTGATCAATTGGCGTGGCTTGTTTGTGCTGCTGGCCGTGATCGGCGCCGGGCTATGCCTGGTGGTTTACCGCCGCCTGCCGGAAACCCGCCCGCCGCAAGTGGCCGCTGCGCCACCGAGCAACCTGCTGCGCGTGTACGGCCAGTTGCTGCGCGATCGCTATTTCCTGCGCTACGCCCTGGCCATCGGCTGTGTGTACAGCACGTATTTCCCGTTCATCAGCGAGTCGTCTTCGCTGTTGCAGCGCGGCTACCAACTGACGGCCACGGAATACGCGCTGGTATTCGCCGCGACGATCAGCGGCTATATGCTGGGGGCGAACCTGTTTCGGCGCCTGGTGCTGCGCTTCGAACCCGACCGCTTGATCAACGCAGGGATCGGCCTGAATGTACTGGGCAGCGTTTTGCTGGCGATGGCGACCCTCGCGCTGCCGGGAGAATGGCTGGCGATTGTGCTGCCGATGGTGGTGATCATGGTGTCGGTGGGGATGGTGATTCCGGCCTGCCAGCTCTCAGTGCTGCAGCCCTATGGCGCGATCGCGGGGACGGCGTCGGGGTTGTTCTTTTTTATCCAGATGTTCCTGACGGCGGTGAGCAGTTGGGTGACGGGGTTGTTGTCGGATGGCACTTCATTGCCATTGGTGATCATGACCGCAGCGGCGAGCGCACTGCTGATCACAAGCTGGCTGACCCTGCGCAAAACCAGATGTGGGAGCGGGCTTGCTCGCGAAAGCGGTGTGTCAGTCAGCTCATGA